ACCCCTCGCCACGCCCGGGCGGCGGTTGTCGCGGCTCCGCCAGATTGGGATAATGGCCCCTGGGGGCGGATGACGGGCGCGATGGTAGGGAGCGGGGTTGCGTGCGCGGGTTGACGGTGCGCCAGCGCGAGGTGCTGGATTTCATCAACGGCTACATCGAACATCACCGCTACCCGCCCGCGATTCGTGAGCTTGCCGAGCACTTTTCCATTTCCATTCGCGGCGCATACGACCATCTGAAGGCGCTCCGGAAGAAAGGCTACGTGCGTTCGGCCGAAGGACGGCCGCGCTCGCTCGAGGTGCTCGACGACGGCTCGGACGAGCGCCGGCACCGCCTGGTGCGCATCCCGCTGCTCGGCCGAGTCGCCGCCGGCGCGCCGGTGTTTGCCGAGGACAACGTCGTGGATACCATCGCCGTATCGGAGGAACTGCTTGGGTCGGGTACCTGCTTCGCCCTGCGCGTGCGCGGCGACAGCATGTGCGATGCCGGTATTCTCGACGGCGACATCGCCATCGTTCGGCGCCAGGAGCACGCCGACAACGGCGACATCGTGGTGGCGATGATCGAGGAGGAGGCGACCCTCAAGCGGTTCTTTCTCGAGAGCAACCGTATTCGGCTGCAGGCGGAGAACGCCGCCTATCCACCGATCTTTACCCAGAACCTGCGCATTCTCGGCAAGCTGCGCGCCGTGCAGCGCACCTATTAGCGCGGGCTGGTACTCCAATGGCCGCCACCGCCCGCCGGCGCACCACCGGCGGGCGCCGTTCCGCCGCCTCGCAGCGTCCGACACCGCCGCCGCCGCCGCGCGGCCTGGCGGGGGGCGTGCACCTGCTGCTCGGCCCGGAGCTCGGCCAGAAAAGCGATTTCGTGGCGCAGATCGTGGCCGCCGCGGAAGCCGCGCACGGCGACACCGAGGTGCTGCGCACCTTTCCGTACGACACCGACCTGATCGACCTGGTGGCGGCGCTGCGCACACCGGGTTTGTTCACCAGCCATCGCGTGGTAGTGCTGCAGGAAGTGCAGGATCTGCGCGCCGGCAACCAGTTGGACGCCCTGTTGGGATACGGCGC
The Spirochaetaceae bacterium genome window above contains:
- the lexA gene encoding transcriptional repressor LexA, which produces MRGLTVRQREVLDFINGYIEHHRYPPAIRELAEHFSISIRGAYDHLKALRKKGYVRSAEGRPRSLEVLDDGSDERRHRLVRIPLLGRVAAGAPVFAEDNVVDTIAVSEELLGSGTCFALRVRGDSMCDAGILDGDIAIVRRQEHADNGDIVVAMIEEEATLKRFFLESNRIRLQAENAAYPPIFTQNLRILGKLRAVQRTY